Genomic DNA from Lagenorhynchus albirostris chromosome 9, mLagAlb1.1, whole genome shotgun sequence:
TTCAGCTCAGCTAAGTGACAGCCCAGGCCCTGGCTGGAGAAGTCCAAACTTGaagcagcgtgtgtgtgtgtgtgtgtgtgtgtgtgtgcgcgcgcgcgtgcatgcatgaacatatgtatacgtgtgCCTGTGTTGTGCATACGCACACCCATGTATGttccatgcatgtgtgtgtgtgtgcccgtgtctgtgcatgtgtgtgcacacatggagGTGTGTCTGGCAGGAGGGTCGTGGAGCCCAGCTGCTTCGAGGTGAGGGAGGGATTCAGTCCTGGGCTCTGTCTCGCCGGtcgcccctccctgctcccccaccTGCCATCACCGTGGCTCCTGAAGGGCGATAAGCTGCCGTCTTGGGAGGCTGTCTGGGGCCCTGTTTCCTTCTCCCTGACCTAGAGGGAGGGCTTTGTGGGCTGGAGAAAGCTTGCGTTGCAGCTGTCAGCTCTGCTGAGGGGCTTACCTTGGTGCAGTTGGCCGCCTTGGGCTCCAGGTCACCGAGGGTGACAAGTTCTCGCAGGAGGCTGCTTTCCTGGTAGCCTCCCTTCACGCCGCGGAGCTTGAAGTAGGCCTGGCTTCGCTGCAGAATGAGCCGCAGGTTGACCGCAAACCCCGCCATGTCTATTGCAAACGGCCGGTGGGGGTCGAACACAGTCTTCCAGCCGACCACCTTCCCGGCCCCGTTGACCCTCGGGGCCTCGTACCGAAGGCCGCCGACGAAGGCTACGGGCCACACGGACACCCGCCTGGTGCTGCGCATCTACAGAAGGAGAAGGGTCAGGGCGCCTGGGCGGGGATGGGAGTCGGGGCACCCGGGCTGCTCGGGGTGGGCATCTGCGGAGGAGCACGCCTGGGCTGTGGGCAAGGCCACCCCTCCAACCAGCTGATACTCGCCTTGTCACGTGACCTGCCCTCTTTGTCCTTGGCTGCAAAACTTCTGTCTCCCCAATTTAGAGTCTGAAATGACCCCTTCCCCCCACACTGTCGTGACTCCCAGACCCGGAGCACACTCAGAGAGTCGACAAGGAACCCCCTTTCCCTGTCCCCCCACTGGAAGCCCTCACGCAGACAGTGCCCGGAAGCCAGGGCTGCGGCCAAGGCCGATCTCCTCCCCCTTCGCCAGCCGGGGCTGAAGGCCGCGCCGGGTCCGCACCCTCCCCGGGCCCCACATACGTCCACGAATCGCGCACCTCCTCGAAAACCTCCAAGCTGTACGTGTTGTCGTCGTCCGCGAAGTACACGACGCCGGGCTGGCTGGAGTTGCGCGGGAAGGTCTCACGCAGCCAGCGCAGGGCCAGGTTGCGCTGCATGGTGCCCCGCGGGATGCGCGGGTCGCGCGCGTCCCCGCGCAGCTTGTAGTTGCGCGGCGTCTCCACGTGCAGGTGCGTGTAGTTGAGGCCGGTGTCGCGCAGGAGGCGCGCGGTCAGCGGCGTGCGGCGCGGTGCGTCCTCCACCACCAGCCAGTGCAGGTTGGGCACGTGCAGCAGTGTGTTGGCCAAGCGCGTCAGCTCAGCCTTCTGTACCGGGCGGCTGTAGGTGGGCGTCACCACGTGGATGGTGGGCAGCGTGTCGGACCAGGGCGGGGGCCGCGTGTACACGTACTCGGTGCGCACCACCTCCACGATGTCGCGGTCGGACATGCAGTACTCCCTGGGGTCCACGCCGGGTGGCGCCTCGCGTCGGGGATCGCTGCCGTCATCTGCGGGTTGGAGGGGGGGCGGTGTGGGCAGCTCCGCAGCAAGTACCTCGGCCCCCCCGCCCCATGCAGCTCTCCTCTGCTCCACCCGCGGGAACGTCAGCGCATCCCTGCCTGGTCCCCTGTGGGCTGAAGTTGGCGGTCAAGGCTGCTTGCCTGACATCCTCCCCTGGGTTCTGCTAGTTGTGACTCCCGAGATGACACAGAAAtaacctctccctccttctcccattTGACAGCTCTGTAGCTATTTGACGGCAACTGGCCAAATTCCAAGATTGCATCCGCGGTTCGGGTTTTATGTGACAAAGTGTCCTCTCCTTACCACCCTATACCCTTCACACCTGGCCAGAGCTGACTGCACTGCCTCGCACCGGCTGGGGCTGCAGAGCCCCGGGCACTGCCTCCCATGCCGGAGGGCAGCGTTAGTGCTGTCGTGGCTACAGCACACCGTGGACCCGGGAGTCTGCGGTGACCTCGCCCCGATTTTTCACAAACCCTGGAGTCAAGCGGGGCTTACTGAATCTTGGTGCAGAGTATCTGATACTTAACTACTGCATTTTCTTCTAGGGTGTTGCCCATAGCTGGCAAGATAATTCTGAACCCTGTGCCTGTCGTCGCTGACTTTATTCTCACATTTGTGCAAAGGGGCAGAGGGTGGAGACCCATCTCAGCTCTTCTGgggtttggtgtctgtctcctAATCTGCACTTTCCGGTCACACTCTTTCAGCCACCTGGAACCCTACCTGCCCCACACCCAGCCATGTGTGCCCATGTGTCCCCAAGGACCCCAGGAGAGGCGTGTGTGAAACCTGGCAGAGGCCTGGCCTCTGTGACACACTCACAGGGATGAGAGCCCCTCTCTCCGGAAAGCACCCTGCGCCCGCTGGGGCGGCTCTAATGACCAAGCTCTCTCTTGCATCCTGGACATTCTCCCCATGGGCAAAGCCAGCAGTCCTCTCATGAGGGGAAATCAGCCTatgggtattcttttttttttttttttttttaaatggtgttgattcatatctttttaaaaaaatttttactttaaaaaaatgcgttgggtctttgttgctgggcgcgggctttctctagttgcagtgagcgggggctacccttcattgtggtgcgtgggcttctcattgtggtggcttctcttgttgcctagcatgggctctagggtgctcaggcttcactagttgtggcatgcgggctcagtggttgtggcttgcgggctctagagcgcaggctcagtggttgtggcgcacgggcttagttgctccgcggcatgtgggatcttcccggaccagggctcgaacccatgtcccctgcattggcaggcggattcgtaaccactgcgccaccagggaagccgccacGGGTATGCTTGTTCTTAAAGAGTCCCTTCTCTCTGAGGTGTGTCTTCCTGTTTGAAAGGctgtgggcccctcactgctctCACACCATCTCAGCAGGAGGTGGCAAGCGTCAGAGGACTGACCTAGGGATCTGAGTGCCTGGGCTCAGACCCTGCGCCACTCTGTACTAACCATACGGCCGTGAGCAGGGTGCTTGGCTTCTGGTGCCTCAGTTTAAGAAACTGCAAAATGGAGCCAATACCTGCATCTCCTTTATCGAGCTGCATGTGGGTTAAAGGGCTCGTAACTCTGCCCCGAGGCTCACCATCCCTGGTAAGCGGCCCTGTTCCTCATGGCTTCTTGCAACTATGGAAAGGATGGCGTGAGTGGTTACCTGCAGGGGGCGAAGTGGGGTCCAGCCAGCTgccgccccctccctccttcccatggTTCTTGTTAGCCTGGGTGCTGGCGTGGGGTTGGACGCTGGGCACCGAGGGGCGGGGACACACGTGCTCCCGCCTCTCAGGGAGCTCCCAAAGGCCAACCAGACACCCACGACGAGACACACAGGGGTAGTGGGAGCCTGCGCCTGGGCCGTGGGTGCAGGGTCGGGAGACTAGCGCAGATGCAGGTAGCCAAGGGCACTTGCAGGAGGAGTTTTGGGTCAGACTGTGAAAGACAACAAGCTTGAGGAGAGCAGCTTCTGACCAGGGTATAAGTAAAGTTTAGTTTATCCTGCCGTGAGTAAAGTTTTGGAAACCAAGGCCCGGGAAGGACACTGAgagtccctctccctccctgtccctttCTGCCGCTCAAATCACCCCCACCGGCGGCGGCAGGTCTGTGCCCTGGTACATTCTCCGTGCCTACGACAGGGCTGGGTCAGGGCTTCTGCCGCCTTTGGGTCCTAAGGCCTCCCTAACTTCCTTTGCTGCTGCCTTCGTTCTGTCTGTCTTGGCTGCTCTGGGGAGAGTGGATGCCAGTTCCCTGTCCTCAGGCAGGAAGGGCAGTGCTGAGCGAAGCAGCCTGGCgtctctgaccccagagccctgcCGAGAATGGAAGCCACGTGGTATTATGTCCCTTTACATGTGGTAAATGTAGTGATGTGCTGTTGGGTGACAACTCTAAAATGATAAgcgccagggacttccctggcggtccaggggttagggctcacactttcactgccaggccctgggttcaatccctggtcggggaactaagatcccacaggcccagcagcatggccacaaaaaaaaaaaaaaacaaaaaaaaaacaaaagtaagcacCAAGGAGAGGTGCTGGATTGGGAGGAGGACAGCTCCAGGTGCCCCTGCAGGCAGTGGGCACTTAGCCACCTTCAGCCTGGCCCTTCCTCACGGAAGCCTCAGGACCCACCGGGGCTGAGCATGCCCCAATGTGTAACTGTGGAGCAGCCCAGCTTCAGACTGTGGCTCTTGGCCCTGCCTGCACCCGAATCACCGATTCCCAgcatccccccacccaccccagtccTGTCAGCTTTCTCCCTGGGACGTGCCTGGGCACCTCAGCGTTTCATCAGGCTCCCCGGGCTCCCATGGGAGAAGGGATCGAACAGAGAGGGGGGGAGTGTGGGACTGGAGACTGGCCGTGAGGGGCAGGCGCGGGGGGATGAGCACGTGTACGGGTTTGGGGCATAGGGGGCCCTGGTGTGAGAGGGAAAAGCTCTGGGCTGGGAGCCAGACGGAGCCAGTTCTAACCCGGCTCCGGGGGACTTGCCTCTGTCCAGCCTGTTTTCAGCAGGTGGCACTGGATCAGGGCTTCCTGATCAGGAAAAGAGGAGCGAACAACACACTCGCCCTGAAAGGTTTTAAACAACGCAGGCCGGGAATCCTGGCCACCCACCCCTGAGCCCTCCCGGGTGCACGTCCTGGGAACAGGTGCAGAGTTGCCCCGTGAGTCTGTGCCTGTATGTGTGGCATCATCAGAGCCCCAAACGGGCCGAGACCCCCCCGCCCACGAGGGTACGGTCATCAGCCTGGCTCGTCCTCGGTTCCCCAGCTACCGAGCGGGTGAGAGTCAGGACTCCAGAAGCCCTGGCTGTGGTCACCCCATCAGCAAAGCCCGGCGGCTGGGCCGGGCGGGGGCTCACCCTCGTGTGCGGTGAGCAGGGGCGCGGTGGTGCTCTGATGCCACACGGTGACCAGCAGCGTCCAAGGCAGCACGATGAGGAAAATCGCAAGGATGTCCCGTCTCTTCGGCATCTCCAAGGCTGGCTGGGCCCACAGCTCCTCGTTACCTGAGCGACGGCAGCGGACGGCGGCGAGCACAGGGGAGAAAAGAACAGGAATGGGCCGGGTGGGCCAGGCACGGGGCAGCGGGAAGCTGAATGCTGGCCAGCAGGCCTGACCACGCTCACAACCCACCCATTGCCGAAGCAGGTCTGCGGAGTCCGGCCCTACCGGAGTCTGGTGGGTGCTGCCTTCTGAGGTGGGTCAGGAACCCTGCGGGGTGGACACCTGCAAGAGAGAGCAAAGGTGGCGGCCAGAGACCTGGGCAGAACAGGTCCCCACTGGCCGGCTCGGGACGCACAGCATCGCGTTTTCAGGGTGGAACCTGGCTTCTGCCAGTCCGTGGGGTGCGGCCAGCCTCTGTCCTCACAGGTGGCGGTGGGTGCTGTCCACTCAGGGTTCAGACACACCTGCCTGGGTTTAACCCCAACtcacttctgtgcctcagttttctcatctatgaaatgggcgCCTTCAGCACCTACTTCCCAAGGCTTCTGGGAATTAAATGCGTTAACACCCGTGGAGCCCGTGGGCTGGCACCAGATGGACACAGCAAGCGCTCGGAACGAGTCAGCAGCTGTGATGGTCACAGGCTCGTGCCCAGGTGGTTATTTCACAGCCTGGATTAAGGAGTGGACCCGGACACGATCTATTCTTGCGAAGCCCGCGGAGGTAGGGCGGAGGCCGGGCGCTGCAGCTGGGCGTCAGCCAGGAGACGTGCTCCCGGTGGGGCTGCCACGTTCCGGGGAGGTGGCACTCAAATGGCAGCAGCAGGGGCTCCAGGAGCTCCAGGAGAGGTGCCCTGTGGGTAGAGTTCCCCTCTGGCCCGGCTGCCCACGTGCCAGGAGACAGGCGCTCAGCCTCCGAACCGCCATGGAAACTGTCACATCCCAACgttcaccttcctcctcacttcTGAGCTGAGTGCCGTGCAAGATGCAGCTGGGGTCCACAGGGGGAGGCGTGAGGGAGGACAGCCATGGGCGGCCCTGGCCTGTCCCGGTGTGTGGGCcaccccagtgcccagcaccGGCACGCCGAGCCCCCGAGGCCGCTCGCTGCCCACCCAGCCCCCCGCAGACGCGCATCCGTCTCCCGCAGAGCTGAGAGCCAGGGCTGAGCAGGATCTGGGCTCCCGTTTTGGAGGCAGTGCGTCCTCCTCCTTGCCTGGTCCTCTCTCTGCCAGCAGTCCCCATGCCTGGTGCAAGAACCGTGTTGTCTTCCAGTGACAGGCACTGCGGTCTCCCGGGGTGGCCCCGCTGCCCCTGCCACCCCTGGCTCCACAGCCTCCTTGGAGTCAGGTGGTGCACGGCCTGCCCCCTGCCACCGGGGTTAAACGGTgcaggcacagagcagggaaTGATCCTGGGGTGCGAGCTGTCTCCTCCACACTCCTTGTCGTGGCCCGAGCAGGTGGGAGCCCAGAGTCCCACCCAGGGTGCCTGTCTGGGTCTCCTGTGCTGCGTGAGCTCGTGCTACATCcccgcccagcccctgcccaaggccacaggcaGGGCTGCGAAGGGCTGAGTTGGGGCCTCGGTTTGGCGGGGCTGTCTCAGGCCACGTGATGGGGGTCAGAGGCGCTTCCAGTAGGGCTGGCTGGGAGGTCTCCTCTGGTCCTGTGATCGCCTTGGAGCTTTTCCAGGCATCCTGGTCTTGGGGAGGCTCTGGTTCCGGCGGGGAAGCCATGGGGAGCTGGCCTGCCCTGGCACTCAGGCAGCTGCGCTGGGGCAGCCTCCAGCCTCCGGCACCTGCCCCTCCCTCGGCCGCCCGGGCTGCAGTTTGAGCAAAGAACAGCTGGTGGGGAGCATTTGTGGGGCCAGAGATGCACTTGACACTCCACGTTCAGTCTTCGCAACGCCTGGGCCGCAGGCGCTGACCTCGACCCCTTCCACCTGGAGTTTGCAGAGGCCGTGAGGGTCTGCATCTTGTCCAAGTCACCGTCGGCATGCAGTGGAGCCAGACCCGAATCCGGGCCCTTTGGGTCTGAGCTGCATCAGGAGCTCGGGAAGGAGGGTCAGGCCCCAGAGCCCCTTCCGGGAGGCCCCCTGCAGGGCCCAGCACGCCCCTGGGGGAGCAGGAGGGGTACTAGGAGAGGAAGGGGGGCCGTGGACGCCAGGGCCTTGGAGGGAGGCTCTGATCCCATCCGCTCTATCTGGTCAAAACTTCTATGAAAGGAAGCGGGTGGGGCGGGCAGAAAAGCTCTAAAAATAAACTTAGCCATAAACCCAGTTGTGCATTAATTACTCTGGAAGCCATTACGGCTTGCAAACCCCATAACTTTAATGGAGGCTATTATAAGCATAGCAGCAAAATCAGGGAGCGAATTACCAGGCGGTTATGAAGCAGAGCAGGGAGAGCCCCCAGCCTTGGAGAGCACCAGCTGGCCAGCAGGGGGCGGGTCTGAGGGAAATGGGGCCTGGGCTTGGGCGTCAGGGAGCAGAGGCCTGGGGGGGACCTGGGCTGGGAGCAGCGGAAGCTACCTCAGACCCAGAGGCCCAAGTGTGAGACGGGGCTGCAAGGATGACCACTGGCCTCGGCCCACTTTTCCCGCCTGGCCCTGGAGGGGTGGCGGGCAGCCTGCCTGTGGTCCAGGCTCAAGCAGCCGCAGACCCAGGGCCGCCCTGGGCCCTTGGTGGCCACGGGCAGAGGAGTCAGTGCAAAGATGGAGGAGGGGCTCGGCCGCACCCAGAGCCAGGAGGAGGGGTGCGGCAGGGAGACTGCCGTGCTTGAAGCGAGGTCCTGCCGGTGAGAGCGAGGGTGGGGCCCGGTGTCCGCCGAGGCCAGGACTCCCCACCAGCCACCGCAGTTCGTGTCCGTGACTGGCCCCCGCCGCCCAGCCCCTCAGCAAGTGCAGACGGGGGGCCTCGGCTGGACACAGACAAGGCTGTGCCGAGGGGCGTGTGAGCCCCATGGGACGGCACAGGGGACGTGAGGGGGCGGGACAGTGCTCTGGCTGCTGCCCCCGGGGCCCTGCTTGTCCTCCTCGgcctccacccccatctccacaCACAGGGCTGGACTGGGAGGTTCTTATGAAGTTTCAGTTCTGCCATTTTAGCACCTTGAGGTTAAGACAGGGCTCTGGTGAGAAAACGGGGTTGGATGGCATTCAAGGCCAAAGTCAAAGCAAGAGGCCAGTGTAACAGCTGATTCATGGGCCAAGCAGCCCTGGAGACTGGCCACGTCTGGGGAGACCTAGTTATAGGAATTTGCCTATGGGTTTTAGGGTGTCATGGGTTGTGAGAACCAGGGGGTGTCTGGGACCCAGATGGGGGGCCCCGATGTGTCCAAGGCTGGGCTGTAGCCGGGCAGGCTGGacaggagaggctgggcctggggaggcagggccagggcaAGGTTGGCTTCCAGGCTGGACGATTCCAAATGCATGGATAGGCTGCCTCCTGAGCTGCAGGATTCAGACGAAAACCTCACCGGCGTCCCAGTACCTGCGGAGGAGGCTGGTTTAAttccattcagcaaatattagtTCAGCATCGGTGGTGGGCAAGGCCCTGCTGGATTCCCTGGACCACACGGCAGCAGGGAAAGGGGCTTCACACGGCTCCGTCCCATCCCTCAGGGAGGTGCTCCGGAGAtggcgtgtgcatgtgtgtggcgGAGGTCAGTTTCACACAGACCACCCCAGCCCTCGCCTCTGGAGCAGGATAGGAGCCGTGGTGCCCATAAGCCCGGGACGGTGGCGGTCACAGGAGGCCGCGGGGTGAAGAGTCCTTCGAGGTGATGCGGACACTGCACGTGTCCCGACAACTGCACGATCAGCGGTCCTGTCCCCGACCACACGCTCTTCACTGGCCAGCGTGGCACTGCCCGCTTGGGAAGCGGGGCTGAGGCCTGTCCTGGGAGCTCGCCACCCTCTGGGAGTCGCCCCGCTGGGCACACCGCCTTTGGCCTCAGCGACGACTTCTCGGAAGTGATCCAAGACCTTGGGACACTCGGTGAGGAACCTGCGCCGCATCCTTTAGAATTGTTATGTTTCCCACCAATCTTCACCTCATTTGGAGAACGTTTTCCCTAGACTCGCCTCATGGAATCTTCTGAGAGCATTCAGCTTAGTTTTCCTAGGAAcgacacatttctttctttccagctcGTGTTTCTTGGTTTATGTCATATTCCGTGATGATGAGAACAAGCAGAAACTGTTGCCAACAGGCTGGGAACCAACATTATGGACACTTGGATCACTCACCGCCAGAAGGGACCCCCAGCCCCCTGAGGACATCAGTCCTGAGTCACTGGAGGAGAGGTGGTGAGGAGAGCACTGCCGTGCCCGGGAGGAAAGAAACGGGCCCGACACCGGGAGCCTGAGTCCCGCTGGGGCCGAGCAGATGTCAGGGCCCGGGTTGTGGGGGACCGGGTGGTGGTGTGAGAGGACGGGCGGgggtgccaggggctgcaggaagcaggacacggggaggggttaACAGCAGACAGTAGGCGGGTGCGGTTAGGGCTCCAGTTCTACCCTCCAGCCCCAGACAGTGCCCGGGAGGGAGGCTGGACGCCGTCCCTGAGACCTGCAGGGGCCCTAATGGGATCAAGGGATTAGTATTGATCCTGCGGCCGCTGCTCAGGAGAAGCCAGATGCCAGAGCTAATCAGCTCCTGTCCAGTCAATCCACACTCCATTAACTGGCCCCAGGCCTCTCCTCCCTGGCCACTGCACCCACACCGGCTCcacgggggagggggcaggacacGGGGGCCTCTCCACCCACCATCTCTGTCCGCTTCCTGCTCCTGTCCCCACCACCCGCAGGGGACTGGACACAGAGGGGTCCACAGCTCCTTCCACCCACGAGGAGGGCGTGGTGCCCAGGAGGGCTCAGGGTTGGCCGTGCAGCtcacagccctgccctgggcaggTGGGATTCACTTCTTCATAAAGCCGGTCCTTTATCTCCACAGCAGCCtgtggggcaggcagggaggtTTCATACCCATTGTACACgcgaggaaaccgaggcttggaAGGGCCCAAGGTCCTGGAGTCAGCGGAGCTGCTCACATCCAGGTGCCCCATGCACAATGCCCCCTGCCTGCAGGCCGGCCCCCCTAGGGCCACCCCAGGAAGGGGCTCCCCAGCGGGCTTTC
This window encodes:
- the B3GAT1 gene encoding galactosylgalactosylxylosylprotein 3-beta-glucuronosyltransferase 1; this translates as MGNEELWAQPALEMPKRRDILAIFLIVLPWTLLVTVWHQSTTAPLLTAHEDDGSDPRREAPPGVDPREYCMSDRDIVEVVRTEYVYTRPPPWSDTLPTIHVVTPTYSRPVQKAELTRLANTLLHVPNLHWLVVEDAPRRTPLTARLLRDTGLNYTHLHVETPRNYKLRGDARDPRIPRGTMQRNLALRWLRETFPRNSSQPGVVYFADDDNTYSLEVFEEMRSTRRVSVWPVAFVGGLRYEAPRVNGAGKVVGWKTVFDPHRPFAIDMAGFAVNLRLILQRSQAYFKLRGVKGGYQESSLLRELVTLGDLEPKAANCTKILVWHTRTEKPVLVNEGKKGFTDPMVEI